In Candidatus Zymogenus saltonus, the genomic stretch GGACGGCTTCTCCGCAAGCTCCCTGTATTTCACCGCAGGCACCTCGATGTGGATGTCTATCCTGTCCATGAGTGGTCCCGAGATCCTCTGCCTGTACTGCCTGACGCGGTTAAGGTTACAGGTACACTCGTTGTTTCTATCCCCGAAATAACCGCAGGGGCAGGGATTCATCGCGGCGATAAGCATAAATCGTGATGGATAAGTAATGCTCGTTAAGGCTCTGGATATAGTAACCTTTCCATCCTCCAGGGGCTGCCGCAGCACCTCGAGGGCGTTCTTCTTGAACTCCGGTATCTCGTCCAAGAAGAGCACTCCGTTATGGGCAAGGCTCACCTCCCCCGGATTCGGGATGTTGCCGCCCCCGATGAGCCCCACATCGGATATGGTGTGGTGGGGAGACCTGAAGGGCCTCGTGGCAATTATGGGCTTCCCGTCCATCTTTCCCGCGATGCTGTGGATCTTCGTTGTCTCCAGCGACTCCTCGAAGCTCATCTCCGGCAGGATGCTCGACACCCTTTGGGCGAGCATGCTCTTCCCCGCCCCGGGCGGCCCTATCATGATGAGATTGTGTCCGCCGGCGGAGGCGACCTCGAGAGCCCGTTTTGCGTGGCTCTGGCCCCTCACCTCCGAGAAATCAACCCCGTACTCCTTGTTCTCGTTGAATATCTCGTCGCGATTTACCCTCTTGGGCGGTATCGAAAGCTCCCCCCTGAGAAAGCCCACCCCCTCCTCGAGGCGTTTTATCGGTATTACGTCGATTCCCTCCACGAAGGCCGCCTCCTCGGCGTTACCGTCGGCGACCATAATGCCGGAAAATCCCCCCTCCCTCGCCGCCAGCGCCATAGGCAAAATGCCGTTTATCGATTTCAGGCCTCCATCGAGGGAGAGCTCGCCTACAAGGATATATTTGAGGGGTGTGTCCTTTGGGATCTCTCCCGAGGCCGCAAGGATGGCGATCGCCATCGGCAAGTCAAACGCCGACCCCTCCTTCTTAATATAGGCGGGGGCGAGGTTGACCGTAATCTTCTTTTGCGGAAAATCGAATCCTGAATTTTTTACGGCGGCCTTGATCCTGTCCTTGCTCTCCTTTACGGCGGCATCCGGAAGCCCCACGGTGGAAAAGAGGGGCAAGCCGCCGGCAAGATCAACCTCCACGTCCACAACGTAGGCGTCAATCCCCAAGACCGCGCTGCTCTTTACAAGAGAAAGCATAAGTGTGGATTAAAAATTCCCTGCCATGTGAAGAAAGGCCTTGATCTTCTCGTTGGTCTCCCTCAGACGTGAGGAAAAGGTTCTTACAAAGGCCCACAAAATCTTGTACGCTATGTCCTTGTCAAAAAAGAGGAGGTCGTCGAAGTCCTTCTTCGAAATCACGAGAAGCTCGGTATCTTCGTGTACTATCAGATCGGCGGACCTCGGGGCGTCATCTATAAGGGCCATCTCACCGAAGTACTCCCCCTTTTCGAGGATTGTCAACGCCTCCTCTCCTGCCCCGCCTATGGCCTGGCTCACCCTGACGGAACCGGTGCGTATGATATAGAATTTATCACCCTTGTCCCCTTCCTTAAACAGGGCGTGGTCCTTCGGGAATTTTTCCTCCGACACTATCCCTGCAACCTTTGTGAGCTCTTCGTCGTTAAGGTCTTCAAACAGATAAATACTCTTAAGAATCTCTGCTTCCATTCAAACACCTCATAATTACAAATAACGTATATCAGAGACTTGCCCTTAATACAATGTAAAAAAACGGCTTTTGCATAAAAAATGGTGGCGACGAAGATAAAATTTTGACTTTACACCAACTTTTTCCTCTGTTATATTTGTTTTATGGAACCGATGGAGCAAATCAGACTCTTGGAGGCAAAGCTCGCGGATCTCAAGGTGGAATACGACAAGTACTTTTCCGGCGTTGAGAAGATTGAGCCCACCAAGCTCAAAGGCGAGGTCCAGAAAATCGTCCGGCGCCTGAGCACCCTCTACATCAACAACACTGCAATTCGGTTCAGGAAAGACAACATAATTGCCCAATACAACTCCTACAACCAGTACTGGAACAGGATATTGAGGCAGATCGAAGAGGGGACCTATGTTAGGGACATCTTCAAGGCGGACTACAGGGACAGGTTAAAATCGATTAACTCCCAGACAGGCCGCCCCCCCTCCGAAGGGGGCGGGATGCCGGGGGGAAGAGCGGCCCGACCGTCCGGTTCAGGACCGAGGGAGTTCGAGGGCGTATTCTCAAGCCTCATAAAAACGAAAGAGAGGCTCGGGGAATCCACCGTCAACATCGACTACAACGTCCTCTCGTCAAACCTGAAGAAGCAGTCCGACGCGATAATGAAGAAGTACAAGGTCTCCCGGGTTGATTTCACCGTGGAGGAAAAAGACGGCAAGGCGATTATAAAGGCGCTTCCCAAGAAATAGTATTATTTCCTCCCCCCCTTTCCCTCTTTGTCTCTTTCCCTCTTCGGCTCTCCCTTTTATATATTATCCTCTGACTCTCACTTTTTTATAAGCTTAAAGGACATTCCGCATCCCACCTGCTATTTCAGGTCGCATCCTTTCGTGCTTCCACCCGTCGTGGGCTGTTGTTTCCGAGATACAACTGCGTTTTCCCAATCCGTTTACGGCCCGAAACCGCATCCCCTCGGCTCAAAACACTTATTGCCCCGCCTTATCCCGCAGTTCACCGCCCCCCCAAACACTAACCAATCCACGGACCCACCGACCTTCATGTACTTTAACTGTCTAAAAAAATGTGTAATCTATCTTCTCTCATCCCCATTGAAACCGAGAAACATCGAAGCCTTTTTTTAGCTAAATTTTATTTCCCGGCCGTCGTCTGAAACTGAAATCTCGATATATAAAAACAGGTGTTTCCTTAAAAATACAGCATAATTAGACATTTTTCTTTTCACATGTATTAATATCGGCCGCCGACCATAACGATTTTCAGCGACCCGACACCACAAATATGACCGCGAGCAAGGGACCCGAATTAGTATCTACAATAGCATTACGTCCCGGCTAAAAAAATTTTTCCAACCCCCGTTTACGACAGGTGAATCGTCCTGTCCTTCCAGACTATCCCCTGCTTGCTCATCACAACGAGCATCGCCCTTATGAACATCCCGACCCAGATGAGGGCTCCCAGTGGTAGAAATATTGCCTCGCCGAAGGTCAGTCCGAAGTTGCCCACGGCGGTCACAAACATGATGATTCCGAGCAGTATTTGTACTATCGGGGCGATAAGCTGGAGCCCCGAAAAATCCGCCGTGAAGGGGAGCACCAGGATTTTAATTGCCGGATAGACGAAAATGGCGAAATAGAGAAGGGCAAGGAGCATCGACGCGATGATCGATCTGTTCGCCATCGAGTACAGGTATCTGGTAAGCCCCTCCCAGAGCTCGGGTGGCTTGCCGTGAACCTTCGCCTTCGCCAGGGATGCCCCGGAGAGGAGGCGTATCTTCCCCCCTTTTTTCTTCATGGCCCTGGCCAGCGCCACTCCTTCCCTTATACTCTCGCTCCCGGAGCTATGCCCGCCTATCTTCTTGTATGCCTCCCTTTCTATCATCATGCACTGTCCGTGGGCGTAGGCGGCAAGGGGCTCCCAGGGCCAATCCATGGCGTAGGAGGGAAAGAGCAGAAAGAGGTGAAAATATTTAAAGGGCGCTAAAATTCCCTCGATAAATCCTTCTTTTGTCTGAAAGGGGATCATAGAGACTATCCCAGCGCTCCTCTTTTTCGCCGCGGACACCATCATCGACAGCGCCTTCCTGTTCAAGACCACGTCCGCGTCCATGAAGAGGAGGTATTTCCCCCGGGAGACCTGGGCAGCCTGAAAGGAGGCGTAAGGCTTTCCAATCCAGTGGGGGGCGATCTCCCTCCCCCGTGCCAGCCTGAATCGGTCATTCCTTGAGGCGATCTCGTTTGCCAGCTGGAGGGTTTTATCGGTGGAGGCGTCGTCCACGACGATTACCTCGAATCGGGGGTGATCCTGGGCCGCCAGTGCGTTGAGACACGCCTTTATATTTTTTGCCTCGTTCCTCGTCGGGATAAGGACCGAGACCGAGGGCAAGGCGTCCCTCCCGAGGTTTTCCTCGGGCTCCTTAATCCTCATCTTATTCATTATGACGTTTACGAAGAGCAATACGGTCAAGACAATGAGTAATAAATCCAAAAATGATGCATATTCCATATTAATCCCCGGAATTTCCCTTTTTTACTATTTTTCTCAATAATAACCCAAAGAGGTGTTTTCGGTCAACTCTTTTTAATCTGAAACGCCTTCTCACCCCGCCGTTTTCGAAGTTTTCAGCGATGTCTTGAGGCACAAATTTTTGATTTATTGAGCTATCCCCGCAAGCTTTTTGACCAGCCGCTTCTTCTCCTCGATGTCGTACGTCCCCATGATGGCGATGTTCTCCATCACCGGGGAGCCTCCGCCGTGCACCCCGGCGTACTGCAGAACGCCCCCCAGGGCGGAGACGCTCACGTCGGAGATGAACCTGAAGCATCTATACTGGTCTTCCGCCGATACATCGTCCTTCCTCTTGATATACTTCTTCAGGAGGTGTCCCACCTCCGGGCTCAAAAACTCTTCGTCGTAGGGGAGGGTTGCGGGAAGCCCCCCGGCGAGGTCGCAGACGGTCTCGTATTCGTGATAGATGTTGAGCCCCGCGTGACGCCTCCCTACGTTGCAGTAGACCACGTTCGGTATCTGCGTCCCAGAGGGGTGCTTCGTGCTCTCCACCGCCGCGGCTATCCCCGCCGAATACGTGAGCTCCGCAACGCTCACCAGCTCGGCCAATTTATCCCTGACGTGAGTCGACCTCTCTATGCCGTTGTATTCGCTGACCAGGGCCGCCGCACCCATCATGATATCGGTCACGGCCGGCTTGCAGCCGGTGTAGCTGTGCCTGTGAAATAGGGCGAAGAGGAGTGCGAGCCTTCCGCCGTACTCGGTCTCCCCGCAGAGAAAGACCCTCTCGTTCGGCACGAAGACGTCATCGAAGACAGTCAATGAATCGGCCGCCCCCAGTCTCACGTACGGGGCGTCTATCTCCGGTCTCCTCGGCCTTACTGAGGTCACCCTCGTCAGGAGCCTTACCCCCGGGGTGTCCGCGGGGACTGCGAAGGCCACGGCCCAGTCGGTCTCTTCCGGGGTCAAAAACCGCGTTGGGATCGCGATTATCTCCTCCGCGTAGGGCGCCATCGTGTTGTGGGCCTTGGCCCCTCTCACCACGATCCCGTCCTTTTTCCGCTCCACAATCCTCAAATAAAGGTCGGGGTCGGTCTGTTGATGCGGCCTTTTCGTTCTGTCTCCCTTGACGTCGCTCTGGGCGCAGCAGCCTACCATGTTGCCCTTCTGAAATCTCTTCAGAAACTCCAGGAAACGTCCGTTGTACTCCGTTCCCCTGTCCTTGTCACAGTCGTAGGTGACGGCGGAAAGGGCGTTTATCGCGTCTACCCCCATGCAGCGCTGGATACAGCTTCCGCAGTCCCGGCAGAGGATTCTCGTCATCTTCTGCTTCGCCAGAAGGTCTTCCATGCCCCGGTGTACGTGGGTGAACCGGTTTATATTCGCCCCGTCTAGGTGGGATGTGGCGGTGACGAGCTCCTTTCTCTCCGAATCTTCCTGGGCATCGAAGGTCAGGGCTATTATGTTTTTGCCCGGCTGGATCCTCGGATCGTCGCGGCCGACGACCTCACCGCCGATATAGATATTCGGTTTCAGCCCCTTTAGATCCTCGAAATATTCATCCTTGGTTCTCATAAAAAATTCCTCCTTTGATACGATTTATCTTCTATCAACAGATTCGTACCTCTTGAAAATGTCATTTAAATGTTCAATGTGATAAAAGGTGAATTTAGAGCGAGAGAAGGGAGATAGCATTTTGTCCCAGGATCATATCCACCTCCTCAGCCGTAAGCCTGTCCTCCTCGGGTCGGTCGTGACGAAGGGTATTATCCTGTCCCGGTACTTTTTGCGGCGCTGAAAACCATCTCGTTTCGCTCCTCGATGGACACCTCCCCCTCGCCGAACAGAAGGCCTGTGTCAAAGGGCAATAAGACGGTCTTGTCGATCCCCGCCTCCTTAATGGCGGCGACGTGCTTCCGGCCGTCCTTGTCGAAGCAGACGGGAAAGATGTCTTTCACCACCGTATCGACATCGGCGTCAACGTCCATCCTCTTGATGATTGGAAGCGCCATCTTCGCAAAGCCCCTCCAGTAGACCTCCGCGAAAAATCTCTCATCTACCAGACGCCCGTGGATGTCGATTGTCATTGCCCACCTTAATTATTCAGCCATTACATGAAACTTGACGCCAAAAGAAGTGAATATGTTGTCAAAAACAATGGTATTATTGGATAATTTCTTTGTCAAGCCAAAAAATAATTCACCATTTCCCCCTAATTTAGTTGATAATATAGATATAATGTTATATATTAATACAATTGTGATTAGAACTTAGTTAAAATTTCATTTGTGACATTCAACACAGACCGGCCGGCTCAATTGGATTTATAAAAGGATTTAATAAATAGGGAGGGTAATGGGCAGTTTTAAGTTTTTAATATGTTTTCCATGACTTGATGCCATGCCTGGATTTATGATGGATTCGAGAACACTTTTCGTTTCAATTGAAAAAAGTAGAAATTAGGGGGCAAAATAGAATATGAAAGCAATCAGCGCCGCAGGTCTTTTCAAGGACTACCCAAGGGTAAGGGCGTTATCGAATCTCGGTCTTCATGTTGAAGAGGGAGAGATATTCGGATTTCTCGGGCCCAACGGGGCCGGTAAGACCACGTTCGTAAAGATAATTCTGGGACTTGTATTCCCCACCGCCGGGGACGTCTCTGTTTTCGGTCTCCCCGTCGGGGGAAAGAAGATGAGGAGGAAGATCGGGTACCTTCCCGAGAACATGAGGCTTCACGGCTTCCTGAAGGGACACGAGTTTCTCGACCTTGCGGGAAGGCTGTACGGATTATCTTCGTCCGAGCGGAAAGAGGGGATAGATAAATACCTCGATGTCATGGGTCTTGCCGAGGCCGCCGATAGGCCGCTGAGGGAATATTCCAAGGGAATGCTTCAGCGGATAGGGATAGCCCAGGCCCTCATTCACAACCCGGAACTCCTTCTTCTGGACGAGCCCACCTCCGGTCTCGATCCAATAGGGACGAAAGAGGTTAGGGACATAATCTTGGAAGAGAAGAAGAAGGGCAAGACAGTTTTTATAAATTCCCACCTCCTCTCCGAGATTGAGCGAACCTGCAACAGAGTGGCGATCCTGAACAAGGGGAAGCTTGTCAAAACCGGAACTTTGGGCGAGCTTTCCGAAAACGTCCCCACGATTCTGGTCGAAGTGGAGGAGGGATCGCAAAAACTCCTGAAGGGATTGGAAAAGGTCTCCAAGAGTGTAAGGGTCGATGGCAATAAATACCACCTGACTCCCAAGGACAAAAACACCAAGGCCGCAATCCCCGAGATAATCGTCAAAGCGGAGGCCAGGCTGGTTACCATCTCCGAGGAGAGGGAATCGCTTGAGGATATTTTCTATCGTGTAGTAAAACAGGAGGGGGGAAATTGAAACAGATACTCGCTATTGCAGGCAACACTATCAAGGAAGGATTGAGAAACAAGCTGTTCTATATCCTCCTCGGCATCGCTCTCCTCTTTCTGCTGTTGGCCCGTGGGTGTATGTCCGGTGATATGCAGATCCAATCTAGGCAGCTCACCCCTAATGAGGTTGCGGCCTTTGGAACCGTAATGGGCTTTCACGTTATAATTTTTTGGGGACTCACCCTGGCGGGGCTTCTCTCCATGGGGGCGCTTTTGGGGGATATCGAGACGGGCGTAATTACGGTCTTCATCTCTAAGCCGATCTCCCGCTTCCAGTATCTCATGGGAAAATTTATAGGCGTATCGGCCGTTGTTCTCCTCAACATGGCTATACTGGGAACGGGATTTTTCCTCCTGGCCTACCTGAAGGCGGGGACCTGGCCGTTCGAGCTGTTTATCGCCCTCGGGATATTTACCCTGAATATCTTTATGCTGATCTCCTTCATATTCCTCGTCTCTCTTGCCACGGCAAGGATTATCGCCATGGTATTCGGGATTGTTGGCTACGTCTTCAGCATAGGGATTGACATCCCGTTTTATTTCGATGCCATCAGAAAAGGTATGGAGGAATCCGGTTCGAATGTCACGCTGATTATCGTTAAAGTACTTTACTTCGCCTTTCCCCAGTGGGGCTCGACGCAGTTTTACGCCGCGTCCTTCGTTGGCGATTTATTCGGAAATTCCGTAATGTCATTCTGGCCGGTGATTCACACCCTTGTATACAC encodes the following:
- a CDS encoding YifB family Mg chelatase-like AAA ATPase codes for the protein MLSLVKSSAVLGIDAYVVDVEVDLAGGLPLFSTVGLPDAAVKESKDRIKAAVKNSGFDFPQKKITVNLAPAYIKKEGSAFDLPMAIAILAASGEIPKDTPLKYILVGELSLDGGLKSINGILPMALAAREGGFSGIMVADGNAEEAAFVEGIDVIPIKRLEEGVGFLRGELSIPPKRVNRDEIFNENKEYGVDFSEVRGQSHAKRALEVASAGGHNLIMIGPPGAGKSMLAQRVSSILPEMSFEESLETTKIHSIAGKMDGKPIIATRPFRSPHHTISDVGLIGGGNIPNPGEVSLAHNGVLFLDEIPEFKKNALEVLRQPLEDGKVTISRALTSITYPSRFMLIAAMNPCPCGYFGDRNNECTCNLNRVRQYRQRISGPLMDRIDIHIEVPAVKYRELAEKPSESSASIRDRINAVRKIEYERFKDRPYFFNSGMPQRDLELFAPLSSECRGFLEKVMNRLNLSARAYTRIIKVSRTIADLGGEKDITPSHLAEAVQYRSLDRDVF
- a CDS encoding cyclic nucleotide-binding domain-containing protein codes for the protein MEAEILKSIYLFEDLNDEELTKVAGIVSEEKFPKDHALFKEGDKGDKFYIIRTGSVRVSQAIGGAGEEALTILEKGEYFGEMALIDDAPRSADLIVHEDTELLVISKKDFDDLLFFDKDIAYKILWAFVRTFSSRLRETNEKIKAFLHMAGNF
- a CDS encoding glycosyltransferase — encoded protein: MEYASFLDLLLIVLTVLLFVNVIMNKMRIKEPEENLGRDALPSVSVLIPTRNEAKNIKACLNALAAQDHPRFEVIVVDDASTDKTLQLANEIASRNDRFRLARGREIAPHWIGKPYASFQAAQVSRGKYLLFMDADVVLNRKALSMMVSAAKKRSAGIVSMIPFQTKEGFIEGILAPFKYFHLFLLFPSYAMDWPWEPLAAYAHGQCMMIEREAYKKIGGHSSGSESIREGVALARAMKKKGGKIRLLSGASLAKAKVHGKPPELWEGLTRYLYSMANRSIIASMLLALLYFAIFVYPAIKILVLPFTADFSGLQLIAPIVQILLGIIMFVTAVGNFGLTFGEAIFLPLGALIWVGMFIRAMLVVMSKQGIVWKDRTIHLS
- a CDS encoding aromatic ring hydroxylase translates to MRTKDEYFEDLKGLKPNIYIGGEVVGRDDPRIQPGKNIIALTFDAQEDSERKELVTATSHLDGANINRFTHVHRGMEDLLAKQKMTRILCRDCGSCIQRCMGVDAINALSAVTYDCDKDRGTEYNGRFLEFLKRFQKGNMVGCCAQSDVKGDRTKRPHQQTDPDLYLRIVERKKDGIVVRGAKAHNTMAPYAEEIIAIPTRFLTPEETDWAVAFAVPADTPGVRLLTRVTSVRPRRPEIDAPYVRLGAADSLTVFDDVFVPNERVFLCGETEYGGRLALLFALFHRHSYTGCKPAVTDIMMGAAALVSEYNGIERSTHVRDKLAELVSVAELTYSAGIAAAVESTKHPSGTQIPNVVYCNVGRRHAGLNIYHEYETVCDLAGGLPATLPYDEEFLSPEVGHLLKKYIKRKDDVSAEDQYRCFRFISDVSVSALGGVLQYAGVHGGGSPVMENIAIMGTYDIEEKKRLVKKLAGIAQ
- a CDS encoding ABC transporter ATP-binding protein, which gives rise to MKAISAAGLFKDYPRVRALSNLGLHVEEGEIFGFLGPNGAGKTTFVKIILGLVFPTAGDVSVFGLPVGGKKMRRKIGYLPENMRLHGFLKGHEFLDLAGRLYGLSSSERKEGIDKYLDVMGLAEAADRPLREYSKGMLQRIGIAQALIHNPELLLLDEPTSGLDPIGTKEVRDIILEEKKKGKTVFINSHLLSEIERTCNRVAILNKGKLVKTGTLGELSENVPTILVEVEEGSQKLLKGLEKVSKSVRVDGNKYHLTPKDKNTKAAIPEIIVKAEARLVTISEERESLEDIFYRVVKQEGGN
- a CDS encoding ABC transporter permease; the encoded protein is MKQILAIAGNTIKEGLRNKLFYILLGIALLFLLLARGCMSGDMQIQSRQLTPNEVAAFGTVMGFHVIIFWGLTLAGLLSMGALLGDIETGVITVFISKPISRFQYLMGKFIGVSAVVLLNMAILGTGFFLLAYLKAGTWPFELFIALGIFTLNIFMLISFIFLVSLATARIIAMVFGIVGYVFSIGIDIPFYFDAIRKGMEESGSNVTLIIVKVLYFAFPQWGSTQFYAASFVGDLFGNSVMSFWPVIHTLVYTMLFWLLMVLFFGRKEF